A genomic stretch from Bordetella sp. N includes:
- a CDS encoding MFS transporter has protein sequence MSSTSHNADSPRSATASSAAESSEPAPYLQRGTAAFRRANWALFAAGFSTFSLMYCVQPLLPLFAEHFQVSPAQSSLSLSLTTGLLALAIFLVGFWSSRLPRKSVMAASLFASGVLTLAVAATPDWHALLAVRALQGLVLGGVPAVAMAYLAEEVSSTDLGFAMGLYIGGSAFGGMMGRVITGLVADHSDWRVALVVVGVVGVLAAVLFVLALPASRHFKPQKGGGWAAARQGFATHLADPNLLSLFALAFLLMGGFVTVYNYAGFRLMAPPYLLSQTLISAIFTVYLVGIFASALFGRLADRYGRGTMLCMGVGTMLVGLLLTLAVNLVVMVAGVVVMTFGFFASHSVASGWVGQLARGYKAQAASLYLLAYYLGSSVLGSVGGKCWEWAGWGGVVALIGAFLAVSVVLSVRLYVVTGAGRAAVAGGRAS, from the coding sequence ATGAGCAGCACGTCCCACAACGCGGATTCCCCCCGGTCCGCGACGGCATCTTCGGCCGCCGAGTCTTCCGAGCCAGCGCCTTATCTTCAGCGTGGCACCGCGGCTTTCCGGCGCGCCAACTGGGCGCTTTTCGCCGCCGGCTTTTCCACCTTTTCCTTGATGTACTGTGTGCAGCCGCTGCTGCCGCTGTTCGCTGAGCATTTCCAGGTGTCGCCGGCGCAGAGCAGCTTGTCCCTGTCGCTGACCACGGGCCTGCTGGCCCTGGCCATCTTCCTGGTGGGTTTCTGGTCCAGCCGTTTGCCGCGCAAGTCGGTGATGGCGGCGTCGCTGTTCGCGTCCGGCGTCTTGACCCTGGCCGTTGCCGCGACGCCGGACTGGCATGCCTTGTTGGCCGTGCGGGCCTTGCAGGGTCTGGTGCTGGGCGGCGTGCCTGCCGTGGCCATGGCGTATCTGGCGGAAGAGGTCTCGTCCACTGACCTTGGGTTCGCGATGGGCCTGTACATCGGCGGCAGCGCTTTTGGCGGCATGATGGGACGGGTGATTACCGGGCTGGTGGCCGACCATAGCGACTGGCGCGTGGCGCTGGTGGTGGTCGGCGTGGTGGGGGTGTTGGCGGCCGTGTTGTTCGTGCTGGCGCTACCGGCCTCCCGGCACTTCAAGCCGCAGAAGGGTGGTGGCTGGGCAGCGGCACGGCAGGGTTTTGCCACGCATCTTGCCGATCCGAATCTGTTGTCGCTGTTCGCGCTGGCGTTTCTGCTGATGGGCGGCTTCGTCACCGTCTACAACTATGCCGGCTTCCGTCTGATGGCGCCGCCGTATTTGCTGAGCCAGACGCTGATCAGCGCGATCTTCACCGTGTACCTCGTGGGCATTTTCGCGTCGGCCTTGTTTGGCCGGCTGGCGGACCGTTATGGCCGCGGCACCATGCTCTGTATGGGCGTGGGGACCATGCTAGTGGGGCTGCTGCTGACGCTTGCGGTCAATCTGGTCGTGATGGTGGCGGGTGTGGTGGTGATGACTTTCGGCTTCTTCGCGTCGCATTCCGTGGCGAGTGGCTGGGTGGGTCAGCTGGCGCGCGGCTATAAGGCGCAGGCTGCGTCGCTTTATCTGCTGGCGTATTACCTGGGTTCCAGCGTGCTGGGATCGGTCGGTGGTAAATGCTGGGAATGGGCGGGGTGGGGCGGCGTGGTCGCGCTTATCGGCGCCTTCCTGGCTGTGTCGGTGGTGTTGAGTGTGCGGCTTTATGTGGTGACCGGCGCGGGGCGGGCGGCGGTGGCGGGGGGGCGGGCTTCTTAA
- a CDS encoding DUF423 domain-containing protein: MTDRIFALLGALNMFIAVGTGAFGAHGLKERLSAEMLAVWQTAVTYQMAHALGLLAIAALAPRFNSPLFATAGWLMFAGIVLFSGSLYVLALTNVRWLGAITPIGGLGFLAGWLLVALAVWRGPTV; the protein is encoded by the coding sequence ATGACCGACCGTATTTTTGCCCTGCTGGGCGCGCTGAACATGTTCATTGCCGTGGGTACGGGCGCCTTTGGCGCACACGGCTTGAAGGAAAGGCTCAGCGCCGAGATGTTGGCGGTCTGGCAGACGGCGGTCACCTACCAGATGGCGCACGCCCTGGGCCTGCTGGCCATCGCCGCGCTGGCGCCCCGCTTCAACTCGCCACTGTTCGCCACCGCCGGCTGGCTGATGTTCGCCGGCATCGTGCTGTTCAGCGGCAGTCTTTATGTACTGGCACTGACGAATGTGCGCTGGCTGGGCGCCATCACGCCCATCGGCGGACTAGGCTTCCTGGCAGGCTGGCTGCTGGTAGCCCTCGCCGTATGGCGCGGGCCCACGGTCTAA
- the gph gene encoding phosphoglycolate phosphatase (PGP is an essential enzyme in the glycolate salvage pathway in higher organisms (photorespiration in plants). Phosphoglycolate results from the oxidase activity of RubisCO in the Calvin cycle when concentrations of carbon dioxide are low relative to oxygen. This enzyme is a member of the Haloacid Dehalogenase (HAD) superfamily of aspartate-nucleophile hydrolase enzymes (PF00702).) yields the protein MTDHNIFRGATIAFDLDGTLVESAPDLIAAVNAALATEDFRPITYDDGRPLISRGARALLQFGLEAAGELNPAAKAAALFGYFIEYYGSHIADETRPFPGVIDALEVLKTAGAKLVVCTNKPTELSRSLLDKLDMMRFFDGVMGMDAVTAAKPDPAHLIEAVQAVEGDLMRTVMVGDADTDAGTARAAGIPLILVDFGYSETPVAELSPDILLHHFDDLVAACGRLLRSHE from the coding sequence TTGACCGACCACAACATATTCCGCGGAGCCACAATTGCCTTTGACCTTGATGGGACGCTTGTAGAGTCGGCGCCTGACCTCATAGCCGCTGTAAACGCGGCACTCGCGACGGAAGACTTCAGGCCCATTACCTACGACGATGGGCGTCCGCTTATCAGTCGCGGGGCTCGGGCGCTATTGCAGTTCGGTCTGGAAGCCGCTGGCGAACTGAATCCGGCAGCGAAGGCGGCTGCTCTTTTTGGATATTTCATCGAGTACTACGGCAGCCATATCGCCGATGAAACCCGGCCGTTCCCCGGCGTCATTGATGCTCTCGAAGTTTTGAAGACCGCGGGCGCGAAACTGGTGGTCTGCACCAATAAACCGACTGAGCTGTCCCGCAGCCTGTTGGACAAGCTGGATATGATGCGTTTTTTTGATGGGGTAATGGGCATGGATGCCGTTACCGCCGCCAAACCGGATCCCGCCCATCTCATCGAAGCGGTGCAGGCAGTGGAAGGGGATCTTATGCGCACCGTGATGGTGGGCGATGCGGACACCGATGCTGGTACGGCCAGAGCGGCCGGGATTCCTTTGATTTTGGTCGACTTCGGCTACAGCGAGACCCCCGTAGCCGAACTCTCGCCCGACATCCTTCTCCATCACTTCGATGATTTGGTGGCGGCTTGCGGCAGGTTGCTGCGAAGTCACGAGTGA
- a CDS encoding GNAT family N-acetyltransferase yields the protein MQPIFLDGLILRAFEDSDAEEYAQAARESADTVGRWMTWCTPSFSEQNALDWFKQCRDSLSVELGYEYGIFAADSGRFLGGAGLNSIDHQHLFCNLGYWVRSSEQRRRIASRAVQALVPYAFNTLGLHRIEIVVATGNEASEAVARGYGAHFECVARNRLQIHGAPVSAKIFSIVP from the coding sequence ATGCAGCCCATATTTCTGGACGGACTCATTCTTCGAGCTTTTGAAGATAGCGATGCGGAAGAGTACGCACAGGCCGCCCGCGAGTCTGCGGATACGGTTGGCCGATGGATGACATGGTGCACGCCGTCGTTCTCGGAGCAAAATGCGCTCGACTGGTTCAAGCAATGCCGTGACAGCCTCTCAGTGGAACTGGGGTATGAATACGGCATCTTCGCAGCTGACTCCGGCCGGTTTCTCGGTGGTGCGGGCCTGAACTCGATCGACCACCAGCACTTGTTTTGCAACCTTGGCTACTGGGTAAGATCCTCTGAACAACGACGCCGGATCGCGTCCCGCGCTGTGCAGGCGCTGGTGCCCTACGCCTTCAATACGCTGGGCCTGCATCGGATCGAGATCGTGGTTGCGACCGGAAACGAGGCTAGCGAGGCCGTGGCTCGCGGTTACGGCGCGCACTTTGAGTGCGTCGCTCGCAATCGGCTGCAAATACATGGCGCGCCGGTGTCGGCGAAAATCTTCTCGATAGTCCCATAG
- a CDS encoding amidohydrolase family protein, with translation MFDLVFKGGTVIDGTGAPRREADVGIVDRHIAAVGNLSDEPAHRIVDATGLIVAPGFIDAHAHDDCLLLSSPDMTPKLSQGVTTVVAGNCGMSLAPMPRPVPQPVTPPLDLLNRGGEAFRFATFAAYLEELRQRPPAINFAMLVGHTTLRVATMQDLGATASDAEIGQMRTLAAEALEAGAIGISTGLAYVTAMPATTDEVVRVCADLNAFGGVYCTHMRDESSGIMDALTETFDIGRQLNVPVVISHHKLSGAENFGRSRETLPYIEDAARKQPVCLDCYPYDAGSTVLEVWRVRRCDRVIITWSTPHPEMAGRTLNDIAESFGVDREEAAARLMPGGAIYFSMDAQDVDRILAYPPTMIGSDGLPHDSQPHPRLWGAFPRVLGHYARHRALFSLETAVHKMTGLPAANFGFKGRGIIAPGACADITTFDALTVDAGFGYGERVRPARGIVHVAVNGAIAWENGAAAGGNRGELVKRSAMA, from the coding sequence ATGTTCGATTTGGTCTTCAAGGGCGGGACGGTTATCGACGGCACCGGCGCGCCGCGTCGTGAGGCGGATGTCGGCATCGTCGACCGGCATATCGCGGCAGTGGGTAATTTGTCGGATGAACCAGCACATCGAATCGTCGATGCCACGGGCTTGATTGTGGCGCCCGGGTTCATCGACGCTCACGCGCACGATGACTGCCTGCTCCTGTCCAGCCCGGACATGACACCCAAGCTCTCGCAGGGCGTTACTACCGTGGTAGCGGGCAATTGCGGGATGTCCCTTGCGCCCATGCCGCGCCCTGTTCCCCAACCCGTCACGCCACCGCTTGATCTGTTGAACCGAGGCGGCGAGGCGTTTCGCTTTGCCACGTTCGCGGCGTATCTCGAAGAGCTAAGGCAGCGGCCTCCCGCGATCAACTTTGCCATGCTGGTTGGGCATACCACCCTGCGTGTGGCGACGATGCAGGATTTGGGAGCGACGGCATCGGATGCTGAGATCGGACAAATGCGGACGTTGGCGGCGGAGGCGCTGGAAGCAGGCGCCATCGGCATATCGACAGGACTGGCGTACGTCACGGCGATGCCGGCCACTACCGATGAAGTCGTCCGCGTCTGCGCGGATTTGAATGCCTTTGGCGGGGTCTATTGCACGCATATGCGCGACGAGTCATCGGGGATCATGGATGCCTTGACCGAGACCTTCGACATTGGCCGGCAGCTGAATGTGCCGGTGGTGATTTCGCACCATAAGCTGAGCGGCGCCGAGAACTTCGGCCGTTCGCGCGAGACCTTGCCATATATCGAGGATGCTGCCCGGAAACAGCCGGTGTGCCTGGATTGCTATCCCTACGATGCCGGGTCGACGGTATTGGAAGTCTGGCGAGTGCGCCGCTGCGACCGAGTCATCATCACCTGGTCTACCCCGCATCCGGAAATGGCCGGCCGCACGCTTAACGACATTGCCGAGTCATTTGGCGTCGACCGGGAAGAAGCCGCGGCGCGTTTGATGCCTGGTGGCGCGATTTACTTTTCCATGGATGCGCAGGACGTCGACCGTATTTTGGCCTATCCGCCCACGATGATAGGGTCTGACGGTTTGCCGCATGACAGCCAGCCTCACCCCCGCCTATGGGGTGCCTTCCCGCGGGTTCTTGGCCACTATGCGCGACACCGTGCCCTCTTCTCTTTAGAGACGGCGGTCCACAAGATGACGGGCTTGCCGGCCGCCAATTTCGGCTTCAAGGGCCGCGGGATTATCGCTCCCGGCGCCTGCGCCGATATCACCACCTTTGATGCACTCACCGTTGATGCGGGGTTTGGGTATGGAGAGCGGGTACGACCGGCGCGCGGTATCGTTCACGTGGCGGTGAACGGGGCGATTGCGTGGGAGAACGGCGCTGCTGCGGGAGGCAATCGCGGGGAGTTGGTTAAGCGCAGTGCTATGGCATAA
- a CDS encoding alanine racemase, producing the protein MTTTFPSSPRNAITLTQYDCPPADVPTPSLVVYEAALLHNLQMTAERCGGIGRLMPHIKTHRASWVVARMIEKGVSGFKVATVTEARMVLEAGAARVLWAYPTVNAHHLASFLALARQYPQATLGALIDSPQGLEAWKQAAEAGGWPSNLSLHVDLDPGMGRTGAPINTDALTLALGASKLGRFGGWHVYDGHINDRDIELRRGRVAEVAARVRQVVEQGRDAHGLSAELIAGASYSFDLWPADLATYVAPGSWAYSSDQHDIDLAHLEWKPAAFVLATVISRHGARVTLDAGAKAISPDKPMADRFRWDSPIVMMNEEHVVVNSDSLNVGDRVMLLPRHACTTAYLYDQALVKTENGDWETRTQLGSKR; encoded by the coding sequence ATGACCACCACGTTCCCGTCATCGCCGCGCAACGCTATCACCCTGACCCAATACGACTGTCCGCCCGCCGACGTCCCGACACCATCCCTGGTGGTCTACGAAGCCGCACTGCTGCACAACCTTCAAATGACGGCTGAGCGCTGCGGCGGTATTGGCAGGCTGATGCCGCATATCAAGACCCATCGTGCGAGCTGGGTCGTCGCCCGGATGATCGAAAAAGGCGTCTCGGGTTTCAAGGTGGCTACGGTCACCGAAGCTCGGATGGTTTTAGAAGCTGGCGCCGCCCGGGTGTTATGGGCTTACCCGACGGTGAATGCGCATCACCTCGCCAGCTTTCTAGCCTTGGCCCGGCAATATCCGCAGGCCACGCTCGGTGCCCTGATCGATTCGCCGCAAGGCCTGGAGGCGTGGAAGCAGGCTGCGGAAGCCGGGGGTTGGCCGTCCAACCTGAGCCTGCACGTGGATCTGGATCCGGGCATGGGCCGCACCGGGGCGCCCATTAATACCGACGCGCTGACGTTGGCGTTGGGTGCGTCGAAACTGGGCCGATTCGGCGGATGGCATGTCTATGACGGCCATATCAACGACCGGGATATCGAACTACGCCGAGGCCGCGTGGCCGAGGTAGCCGCCCGGGTGCGCCAAGTGGTGGAACAAGGCCGCGACGCGCATGGACTTTCAGCCGAGTTGATCGCCGGGGCGAGTTATAGCTTCGACCTGTGGCCCGCTGACCTGGCCACTTATGTTGCGCCGGGCAGTTGGGCGTATTCAAGCGACCAGCACGATATCGATCTGGCGCATCTGGAGTGGAAACCCGCGGCTTTCGTGCTTGCCACGGTCATTTCTCGGCATGGCGCGCGGGTCACCCTGGACGCCGGTGCGAAAGCCATCTCTCCGGACAAGCCCATGGCGGATCGCTTTCGTTGGGACAGCCCCATCGTGATGATGAACGAGGAGCACGTCGTGGTGAATAGCGACAGCCTGAATGTTGGAGACCGGGTGATGCTGCTGCCGCGGCATGCGTGTACGACGGCTTATCTGTATGACCAGGCTCTCGTTAAAACCGAGAATGGGGATTGGGAAACGCGTACGCAATTGGGTAGCAAACGCTAA
- a CDS encoding tripartite tricarboxylate transporter substrate binding protein, giving the protein MGYAAALLAGHPWMVPRDLQNSRTKVESIMTKFLLPAITILSLLATPVYAADTAASWPNKPVTVVVNSAAGGSADVLTRIVFNQMAKALNASFVIENRPGAGGAIAMGLIKRQQPDGYTLGYANVNTLSVNPSLFKHLSYDPDKDFEPVGQMFNLYNVLAVNANDPAKTAEDLFERIKKNPGKFSYGASGIGTSGHIAGELLRSMAKLDVQFVPYQGDPQTLQDLIGGRIEYSINNSSVVMPLVDSGKLKALAITSLKPVPLYPNLPTFDASGIKGYESVSWGGIVVPKGTPRDIVDKINTEMNKALKTDAVRDAMAKLGAVTVTGSPEDFRKLIGSEQVKYHDLIESANIQKLE; this is encoded by the coding sequence ATGGGCTATGCAGCCGCATTGCTTGCAGGGCATCCCTGGATGGTCCCCCGTGACCTACAAAACTCGCGCACGAAAGTGGAATCCATCATGACGAAATTCCTGCTGCCCGCCATCACCATCCTCAGCCTGCTGGCGACTCCCGTTTACGCCGCCGACACCGCAGCATCATGGCCCAACAAGCCAGTCACGGTCGTCGTGAATTCAGCGGCGGGCGGCTCCGCGGATGTGCTGACCCGGATCGTCTTCAATCAAATGGCCAAGGCCCTGAATGCCTCGTTCGTGATTGAAAACCGCCCAGGCGCCGGCGGCGCCATCGCCATGGGTTTGATCAAGCGTCAGCAACCGGACGGCTATACGCTGGGCTACGCGAACGTCAACACGCTTAGCGTGAACCCTTCGCTGTTCAAGCATCTGTCCTACGACCCTGACAAGGACTTCGAGCCCGTCGGTCAGATGTTCAATCTGTATAACGTCCTGGCCGTCAACGCCAACGATCCGGCGAAAACGGCAGAAGATCTGTTCGAGCGGATAAAAAAGAACCCAGGAAAATTCTCCTACGGCGCGTCAGGCATAGGCACCAGCGGGCACATCGCCGGCGAGCTGCTGCGCAGTATGGCGAAACTGGACGTCCAGTTCGTTCCGTATCAGGGCGACCCCCAAACCTTGCAGGATTTGATAGGTGGTCGGATCGAATACAGCATCAATAATTCATCCGTGGTGATGCCTTTGGTAGATAGTGGCAAGCTCAAGGCTTTGGCCATCACGTCGCTGAAGCCGGTGCCGCTCTATCCGAATCTGCCCACCTTTGATGCGTCTGGTATTAAAGGCTATGAGAGCGTGTCCTGGGGCGGCATCGTGGTGCCGAAGGGCACGCCACGCGACATCGTCGACAAGATCAATACCGAGATGAACAAGGCGTTGAAGACGGATGCCGTGCGGGACGCCATGGCCAAGCTTGGCGCGGTGACCGTGACGGGGTCGCCGGAGGATTTTCGCAAGCTTATCGGCAGTGAGCAGGTTAAATATCACGATCTTATCGAGTCGGCCAATATTCAGAAGCTGGAGTAA
- a CDS encoding MurR/RpiR family transcriptional regulator, giving the protein MSATNLLQELQERLPSLSPSQGLVARLILSDPQTAAVTTVEELAKRAGVSMPTIVRTCRSFGYESVRDFMVALAQSYATYGSHLHRSVLATDSTAEVTSKVVHSAIASLRELGQGIDVKVIDEITDRMAKAERIDCYSVGASSTFIANELQSRLFRLRVPSNAIFDAHQQLISASTLGPKGIAFIVSHVGRMPYTLDAARYARAHGATVIAMTHPGTPLAEAADLVLAVAGPEDPLRPVGTETHIAHLVIIEILIVRLAQKLGPVAVHDLQRFKDLMQAYGFDGLAQPNVVDNNSESPDIRD; this is encoded by the coding sequence ATGAGCGCGACCAATCTATTACAGGAACTGCAGGAACGCTTGCCCAGTTTGTCTCCCTCCCAGGGGCTGGTCGCGCGTCTAATCCTGTCCGATCCGCAGACGGCTGCGGTGACGACCGTCGAGGAGTTGGCCAAGCGGGCAGGGGTGTCAATGCCCACCATCGTGCGGACCTGCCGCAGTTTTGGCTATGAGTCCGTCCGTGACTTCATGGTTGCCCTCGCTCAAAGCTATGCCACGTATGGCTCGCATTTGCATCGCAGTGTTCTGGCCACGGACAGCACCGCGGAAGTCACCAGCAAGGTCGTTCATAGCGCCATTGCTTCGTTGCGGGAATTGGGGCAGGGCATCGATGTAAAGGTGATAGACGAAATCACCGACCGCATGGCGAAGGCGGAGCGCATCGATTGTTATTCGGTCGGCGCGTCCTCGACGTTCATTGCCAACGAGTTGCAAAGCCGGCTGTTTCGACTGCGCGTACCGTCGAATGCCATTTTCGACGCGCACCAGCAGTTGATTTCTGCCAGCACGCTTGGCCCGAAGGGCATTGCCTTCATCGTGTCGCACGTGGGGCGCATGCCCTATACCCTGGATGCCGCGCGGTATGCGCGGGCCCATGGCGCGACGGTCATTGCCATGACGCATCCTGGAACGCCTTTGGCGGAAGCGGCTGACCTAGTGCTTGCCGTCGCTGGGCCCGAGGATCCCCTACGCCCCGTGGGAACAGAAACGCATATCGCGCATCTCGTCATCATCGAGATTCTGATTGTCCGTCTGGCCCAGAAACTGGGTCCCGTGGCGGTCCACGATCTTCAGCGATTCAAAGACCTCATGCAGGCCTATGGTTTCGACGGGCTCGCCCAGCCGAATGTCGTGGACAACAACAGCGAATCGCCCGACATTCGGGACTGA
- the blaOXA gene encoding class D beta-lactamase: MKNFAVPRAAAAFLLLSILGMTGATVQARNICTIAADAADGRVLVEQGACGDRYTPASTFKIAISLMGFDAGILKDENTPVWNFQPGYPNWGGEEWRKPATPARWIKYSIVWYSQQVVQRLGEGRFQEYATKFQYGNQDVSGEPGKDNGLQGAWINSSLRIAPREQVEFLRKIVNRGLPVSAHAYDMTTHILDLGEIGDGWHLYGKTGAGSPGSDGHYDASRAYGWFVGWMEKGDRKVVFARLIQDEVATTPSPGLRSRDSLIKELPGLVGQGVH; this comes from the coding sequence ATGAAGAATTTCGCCGTGCCGCGTGCAGCCGCCGCATTCCTGCTTCTGTCGATTCTGGGGATGACCGGCGCAACGGTGCAAGCCCGCAACATCTGTACGATTGCCGCCGACGCCGCCGATGGTCGCGTGCTGGTGGAGCAGGGCGCCTGCGGTGATCGTTATACGCCGGCATCCACGTTCAAGATCGCCATCAGCTTGATGGGATTCGACGCGGGCATTCTGAAAGACGAGAACACGCCCGTTTGGAATTTCCAGCCGGGATATCCGAATTGGGGCGGCGAGGAATGGCGCAAGCCCGCCACGCCGGCGCGCTGGATCAAATATTCCATCGTCTGGTATTCGCAGCAGGTGGTGCAGCGCCTGGGTGAGGGGCGCTTCCAGGAGTATGCGACGAAGTTCCAGTACGGCAATCAGGATGTGTCCGGCGAGCCGGGCAAGGATAATGGCTTGCAGGGCGCCTGGATCAATTCTTCATTGCGCATCGCGCCGCGTGAGCAGGTCGAGTTCCTGCGCAAGATCGTCAACCGCGGTTTGCCGGTAAGCGCGCATGCCTACGACATGACTACCCACATTCTGGATCTGGGGGAGATAGGCGACGGCTGGCACCTGTATGGAAAGACGGGCGCCGGCTCGCCTGGCAGCGACGGCCACTACGATGCCAGCCGTGCGTATGGCTGGTTCGTGGGCTGGATGGAGAAGGGCGATCGTAAAGTGGTCTTCGCGCGCCTTATCCAGGATGAGGTGGCCACCACGCCCAGCCCTGGCCTACGGTCACGTGATAGCTTGATTAAAGAGTTGCCAGGACTGGTCGGGCAGGGTGTCCACTAA
- a CDS encoding aldo/keto reductase has product MKIRTLGSSGLEVSSLGLGCMGMTGVYGATPDRQEMITLVRQAHDRGITMFDTAEAYGPFVNEELLGEALQPIRNQVIIATKFGFDIDQQTGARRPGTNSRPEHIRLVVEHMLRRLRTDVIDLLYQHRVDPTVPIEDVAGVVKDLIAEGKVKHFGLSEVGVRTLRRAHAVQPVAAVQSEYSLFWRGPEQELLPVLEELGIGFVPFSPLGAGFLTGKIDENTQFEPTDFRNNVPRFSPDARKANLALVKAVKVVAARKSATPAQVALAWLLAQKPWIVPIPGTTKLHRLYENLGAAPLHLSTEDLAEIHVETAKIHVQGERLPEAVLKMTGL; this is encoded by the coding sequence ATGAAGATAAGAACTCTCGGCAGTTCCGGGTTGGAAGTTTCGTCGCTTGGCCTGGGTTGCATGGGTATGACTGGCGTGTACGGCGCAACGCCCGACAGGCAAGAAATGATCACGCTAGTCCGGCAAGCGCATGATCGCGGCATCACCATGTTCGATACCGCCGAAGCCTATGGCCCATTCGTCAATGAAGAACTTCTCGGTGAGGCACTGCAGCCCATCCGCAATCAGGTAATCATCGCGACCAAGTTCGGTTTCGACATCGACCAGCAAACCGGCGCACGCCGTCCTGGCACCAACAGCCGTCCAGAGCACATAAGGCTCGTGGTGGAACACATGCTGCGTCGTCTGCGCACCGATGTTATCGATTTGTTGTATCAACATCGGGTCGACCCGACCGTTCCGATCGAGGACGTGGCAGGTGTGGTGAAAGATCTGATCGCCGAAGGTAAGGTCAAGCACTTCGGTTTATCCGAAGTTGGCGTGCGAACGCTACGCCGGGCTCACGCTGTGCAGCCGGTCGCGGCAGTGCAAAGCGAGTACTCATTATTCTGGCGAGGGCCGGAGCAAGAACTGCTTCCGGTGCTGGAGGAGCTGGGCATTGGTTTCGTACCATTCAGCCCGCTGGGCGCCGGCTTCCTGACGGGAAAGATCGACGAAAACACCCAATTTGAACCGACCGACTTTCGCAATAACGTGCCAAGATTCTCTCCCGACGCACGCAAGGCAAACCTTGCATTGGTCAAGGCGGTCAAGGTTGTCGCAGCACGCAAGAGCGCCACGCCGGCGCAGGTCGCGTTGGCGTGGTTGCTGGCGCAGAAACCGTGGATAGTCCCGATTCCGGGCACCACCAAACTGCATCGCCTGTACGAGAACTTGGGGGCGGCCCCTCTCCACCTATCGACGGAAGATCTCGCCGAGATACACGTTGAGACTGCCAAGATTCATGTGCAGGGTGAACGCCTGCCGGAGGCTGTGCTGAAGATGACTGGCCTTTAG
- a CDS encoding oxidoreductase, whose protein sequence is MTTWFITGCSSGLGHAIATAVLDAGFKAIVTARNTDKVKEFERAYPDHARALALDLTDKSAIKRAVAQAEAFFGPIDVLINNAGYGYRAAVEEGDEEDVANLFNTHVFGPVALMKAVLPAMRERRSGTIVNFSSIGAQFWNPGSGYYSAAKMALEGITLTLKTEVEPLGIRVLVVEPGAFRTDFAGRSLTGARTKIADYADTVGPRRPENDRTHGTQPGDPQRAARLIVDTLAGTKLPQRLLLGSDAIRIVSNALNRQLAEISTWEVASGSTDFPKDA, encoded by the coding sequence ATGACCACCTGGTTTATCACGGGCTGTTCGTCGGGCCTCGGTCACGCCATCGCCACTGCCGTACTGGATGCGGGGTTCAAGGCAATCGTCACCGCTCGCAATACCGACAAGGTCAAGGAATTCGAACGTGCATATCCCGATCACGCACGCGCGTTGGCGCTGGATCTGACGGACAAGTCCGCCATCAAGCGCGCGGTCGCCCAGGCCGAAGCGTTCTTCGGCCCGATCGATGTGCTGATCAACAATGCCGGCTACGGTTACCGCGCCGCTGTCGAGGAAGGGGACGAAGAGGATGTCGCCAACCTGTTCAATACGCATGTATTCGGCCCTGTCGCGCTGATGAAAGCCGTGTTGCCCGCCATGCGGGAACGACGCTCCGGCACGATCGTCAACTTCTCTTCCATTGGGGCGCAGTTCTGGAACCCAGGGTCGGGCTATTACTCCGCCGCAAAAATGGCCCTCGAAGGAATCACCCTGACGCTCAAGACCGAGGTGGAACCGCTGGGCATCCGGGTGCTTGTCGTCGAGCCGGGCGCATTCCGGACCGATTTCGCCGGACGCTCGCTCACCGGCGCACGGACGAAAATCGCGGATTATGCCGACACGGTAGGCCCTAGGCGACCCGAGAACGACCGAACGCACGGCACTCAACCCGGCGATCCGCAACGCGCCGCGCGTTTGATCGTGGATACGCTCGCCGGAACCAAACTGCCCCAACGGCTCCTGCTTGGCAGCGACGCGATCAGAATCGTGTCGAATGCGCTGAATCGTCAGCTGGCGGAAATAAGCACTTGGGAAGTTGCCAGTGGCAGTACCGATTTTCCCAAAGATGCCTGA